One window from the genome of Gemmatimonadaceae bacterium encodes:
- a CDS encoding YceI family protein has translation MRSRAAIFASSLLLIASAAAPVQGQARRPVPATKPAELVFVVSPTGNEARYRVREQLVGFDLPNDAVGITKNVTGRIVVGRDGRIVRDSSRIVVQVTSLKSDKTRRDGFLQKNTLETSKYPQVELVPTTFEGLTEGIPPGSTTTFSLVGDLTVRGVTHPTTWHVTARADGSDVVGSAATVFTFKDFGLDQPRVPVLLSVADTIKLEYDFRFSPEANP, from the coding sequence ATGCGCAGTCGTGCAGCCATCTTCGCGTCGTCACTGCTACTCATCGCCAGCGCTGCGGCGCCGGTGCAGGGTCAGGCACGGCGGCCAGTTCCGGCCACTAAGCCGGCCGAGCTCGTTTTCGTGGTCTCGCCGACGGGCAACGAGGCGCGGTATCGCGTCCGTGAGCAACTGGTCGGGTTCGATCTTCCGAACGATGCCGTCGGCATCACGAAGAACGTAACCGGACGGATCGTGGTAGGTCGCGACGGGAGGATCGTACGCGACAGCTCTCGCATCGTCGTCCAGGTCACGAGCCTCAAGAGCGACAAGACTCGGCGCGACGGATTCCTCCAGAAGAACACCCTCGAGACGTCGAAGTACCCGCAGGTCGAGTTGGTTCCGACGACGTTCGAGGGACTGACCGAAGGGATTCCGCCCGGTTCGACGACGACGTTCTCTCTCGTCGGCGATCTCACGGTGCGCGGAGTGACGCATCCAACGACCTGGCACGTAACCGCGCGCGCCGACGGATCGGACGTCGTCGGCTCGGCTGCCACCGTTTTTACCTTCAAGGACTTCGGCCTCGATCAGCCGCGCGTGCCCGTGCTTCTGAGCGTGGCCGACACG